One part of the Phragmites australis chromosome 3, lpPhrAust1.1, whole genome shotgun sequence genome encodes these proteins:
- the LOC133912691 gene encoding ACT domain-containing protein ACR4-like, whose product MALADGEATSSWDSDDEYQKFIQKMNPPRVTIDNTSCANATVIHVDSANKYGILLEVVQVLTDLKLIVKKAYISSDGGWFMDVFNVTNQSGQKITDESVLEGIKDYIHKSIGPDSCFLPSRKRAVGVEPSSNYTLIELTGTDRPGLLSEVSAVLTNLECNVVNAEVWTHNKRAAAVMQVTDRKSGLAISDAERLGRIKEWLCNVFKGSNRSQDARTTVAMGITHTERRLHQMMLEDRDYERYEKDRANVNPKPMVSVVNWLQKDYSVVTIRCKDRPKLLFDTVCTLTDMQYVVFHGSVDTEGSKAYQEYYIRHIDGSPVNSEAERQRIIQCLEAAIERRVSEGLKLELSTGDRVGLLSDVTRIFRENGLTVTRAEVTTRGDKAVNTFYVRDAAGSSVDLKTLEAIRQEIGQTVLQVKGHPDHPKSPPQESPTRFLFSSLFRSRSLCNLGSIRS is encoded by the exons aTGG CATTAGCAGATGGAGAGGCGACTTCTTCGTGGGATAGTGACGATGAGTACCAGAAGTTCATCCAAAAGATGAACCCTCCAAG GGTCACAATCGACAACACATCATGCGCAAATGCTACAGTTATTCAT GTGGACAGCGCTAACAAGTATGGGATACTGTTGGAGGTAGTGCAGGTCCTCACTGACCTCAAACTCATAGTCAAGAAAGCCTACATATCCTCGGATGGCGGATGGTTCATGGACG TGTTCAATGTGACGAATCAAAGTGGGCAGAAGATAACGGACGAATCTGTGCTGGAAGGGATAAAAGATTACATTCACAAG TCTATCGGTCCTGATTCTTGCTTTCTTCCTTCACGGAAGAGAGCTGTGGGAGTGGAGCCTTCATCCAACTACACCTTGATAGAGCTAACTGGGACTGACAGACCTGGTCTTCTCTCCGAAGTGAGCGCCGTGCTCACAAATCTTGAGTGTAATGTGGTGAATGCAGAGGTGTGGACACATAACAAACGAGCAGCAGCAGTCATGCAGGTCACCGATAGGAAGTCCGGGTTGGCAATCTCAGATGCAGAAAGGCTCGGCAGAATCAAGGAGTGGCTTTGCAATGTGTTCAAGGGGAGTAACAGGAGCCAAGACGCCAGGACAACAGTTGCAATGGGTATAACCCACACAGAGCGGAGGCTGCACCAAATGATGCTTGAGGATCGAGATTATGAAAGGTACGAAAAGGATAGGGCGAATGTCAACCCCAAGCCAATGGTCTCCGTCGTTAATTGGCTTCAGAAGGATTATTCTGTGGTGACTATTCGGTGCAAGGATCGACCAAAGCTTCTCTTCGACACAGTTTGCACTCTGACAGATATGCAATATGTGGTTTTCCATGGGAGTGTGGATACTGAGGGTTCCAAAGCTTACCAG GAGTATTACATTAGGCACATTGATGGGTCACCTGTCAACTCTGAGGCCGAGAGGCAGCGAATCATCCAATGCCTTGAAGCAGCTATAGAACGGAGAGTATCCGAG GGCCTGAAGTTAGAGCTGTCAACCGGCGATCGAGTGGGGCTGTTGTCAGATGTAACACGCATCTTCCGTGAGAATGGCTTGACGGTCACAAGAGCTGAAGTGACAACTAGGGGTGACAAAGCTGTCAACACTTTCTATGTCCGTGATGCAGCTGGGAGCTCGGTCGATCTGAAGACGCTAGAAGCCATACGCCAGGAAATAGGTCAGACAGTTCTTCAAGTAAAAGGGCACCCTGATCACCCAAAATCACCACCACAAGAATCACCTACTAGGTTTCTCTTCAGTAGTCTCTTCAGATCAAGATCACTCTGTAACCTAGGGTCGATCAGGTCCTGA